The following proteins are co-located in the Streptomyces sp. NBC_01198 genome:
- a CDS encoding C40 family peptidase produces the protein MASHRKPRPRILASTAPRAAVGVTAAAIASVTLLSESASAAPAKPSITEVKAQIDTLNQQAEVATQNYDQAKEKTDTQRDKTNQLLAQVARKTEQMNESRRVLGQFASEQYRDGGIDQTVQLLLADNPEQFLNQSHMVNQLSATQTEALKNFQIQQEQASIQRSQATASLTQLTNAQKQLATQKKTVQTKLAAAQKLLNSLSAAQRAKIAGMKKGKSSPASYSYSGPASGRAAAAIKFALAQRGKPYVYGATGPGSYDCSGLTQAAYGAAGVKLGRTTYDQDKDGVAVSKADLQPGDLVFFYSGLSHVGIYLGNGQIVHAPHTGAFVEVAPLSWMPFAAARRVA, from the coding sequence GTGGCGTCGCATCGCAAGCCGCGCCCGCGGATACTCGCCTCGACCGCCCCCCGTGCGGCGGTCGGCGTCACCGCGGCGGCCATCGCATCGGTCACCCTGCTCAGCGAGAGCGCGAGCGCGGCGCCCGCGAAGCCCTCCATCACCGAGGTCAAGGCGCAGATCGACACCCTGAACCAGCAGGCCGAGGTCGCGACGCAGAACTACGACCAGGCCAAGGAGAAGACCGACACCCAGCGCGACAAGACCAACCAGCTGCTCGCGCAGGTCGCCCGGAAGACCGAGCAGATGAACGAGTCCCGCCGGGTGCTGGGACAGTTCGCCAGCGAGCAGTACCGCGACGGCGGCATCGACCAGACCGTGCAGCTGCTGCTGGCCGACAACCCCGAGCAGTTCCTGAACCAGTCGCACATGGTCAACCAGCTCTCCGCGACGCAGACCGAGGCGCTGAAGAACTTCCAGATCCAGCAGGAGCAGGCCTCGATCCAGCGGTCGCAGGCCACTGCGAGCCTGACCCAGCTGACCAACGCCCAGAAGCAGCTGGCCACCCAGAAGAAGACGGTGCAGACCAAGCTCGCGGCCGCGCAGAAGCTGCTCAACAGCCTCAGCGCCGCGCAGCGCGCCAAGATCGCCGGCATGAAGAAGGGCAAGTCCTCGCCGGCGAGCTACAGCTACTCCGGCCCCGCGTCCGGCCGTGCCGCCGCCGCGATCAAGTTCGCGCTCGCCCAGCGTGGCAAGCCGTACGTCTACGGCGCCACCGGCCCCGGCTCGTACGACTGCTCGGGCCTGACCCAGGCCGCCTACGGCGCGGCGGGCGTCAAGCTCGGCCGGACCACCTACGACCAGGACAAGGACGGCGTCGCCGTCTCGAAGGCCGACCTGCAGCCCGGCGACCTGGTCTTCTTCTACTCGGGGCTGTCCCACGTGGGCATCTACCTGGGCAACGGCCAGATCGTGCACGCCCCGCACACCGGCGCGTTCGTCGAGGTCGCCCCGCTGAGCTGGATGCCCTTCGCCGCCGCCCGCCGGGTCGCCTGA
- a CDS encoding C40 family peptidase, producing MASHSPALTPAHTPAHRKKRIALTGSGSGSGSPGAPRTTRTTTSTTSTTRTTARIGVTLVLASAATVSLFGEAGNAAPQLTPDQVRAKVAALYQQAEQATQDYDGAKEQADTASSAVSALQDQLARKTAKLNSTRDALGSIAAAQYRSGGIDPLLQLALSSTPDTYLARASYLRQAGTQQSQALTRLAAQQQDIAHTRSLAAGRLAALRDAQSRVADHKRTVTAELTAAQALLAQLTAAQRAAVAAADGPAPASDAAAPATRAAVRAPLAPVTTASPRAARAVAFAYRALGLPYVWGATGPHAYDCSGLTQAAWRSAGVSLPRTTYTQINAGHRISRSQLQPGDLVFFYSGASHVGLYIGGGNMIHAPHPGSPVRVAPISEMPFAAAVRPG from the coding sequence ATGGCCTCACACAGTCCCGCCCTCACCCCCGCGCACACTCCCGCGCACCGCAAGAAACGCATCGCCTTAACCGGCAGCGGAAGCGGTAGCGGCAGCCCGGGCGCCCCCCGCACCACCCGCACGACGACCAGCACGACCAGCACGACCCGCACCACCGCCCGGATCGGTGTCACCCTCGTGCTCGCCTCGGCCGCCACCGTCTCGCTGTTCGGCGAGGCCGGCAACGCGGCACCGCAGCTGACCCCGGACCAGGTCAGGGCGAAGGTGGCGGCGCTCTACCAGCAGGCGGAGCAGGCCACGCAGGACTACGACGGAGCCAAGGAGCAGGCCGACACCGCGAGTTCGGCGGTCTCCGCCCTCCAGGACCAGCTGGCCCGCAAGACGGCGAAGCTGAACAGCACCAGGGACGCGCTCGGCAGCATCGCCGCGGCGCAGTACCGCTCCGGCGGCATCGACCCGCTGCTGCAGCTCGCACTGAGCTCCACGCCCGACACCTACCTCGCCCGGGCGTCCTACCTCCGGCAGGCCGGCACCCAGCAGAGCCAGGCGCTGACCCGGCTGGCCGCCCAGCAGCAGGACATCGCCCACACGCGTTCGCTGGCCGCGGGCCGGCTGGCCGCGCTGCGCGACGCCCAGTCCAGGGTCGCGGACCACAAGCGCACGGTGACCGCCGAACTCACCGCCGCCCAGGCGCTGCTGGCCCAGCTGACCGCGGCCCAGCGGGCCGCGGTCGCGGCCGCCGACGGCCCCGCGCCGGCGTCCGACGCGGCCGCGCCCGCCACCCGGGCCGCCGTGCGCGCCCCGCTCGCCCCGGTCACGACGGCCTCCCCGCGTGCCGCGCGGGCGGTGGCGTTCGCCTACCGGGCGCTCGGCCTGCCCTACGTGTGGGGTGCCACCGGGCCGCACGCGTACGACTGTTCCGGCCTGACGCAGGCGGCCTGGCGGTCGGCCGGGGTCTCGCTCCCCCGCACCACCTACACCCAGATCAACGCGGGTCACCGCATCTCCCGCTCCCAACTGCAGCCGGGTGACCTGGTGTTCTTCTACTCGGGTGCGAGCCACGTCGGCCTCTACATCGGCGGCGGCAACATGATCCACGCACCGCACCCCGGCTCCCCGGTCCGTGTCGCGCCGATCAGCGAGATGCCTTTCGCGGCGGCGGTACGTCCGGGCTGA
- a CDS encoding RHS repeat-associated core domain-containing protein has product MLGLSVGPAVAASGSPLGRTDVRKPRSTTTHAVALGAKRQRDDFARQKKADSGQAARALTQQHAAWPKGGTATVAVDGALPAGSATAAAPRKDANSAAPAGGLPVVLTGAAGATAAATAKVTVADRAATGAAGVRGVLLAVTPQGAARPADIRLGYAGFASAYGGNWSGRLGLVRLPACALTTPEQAACRAQTPLATSNDVATRTVSAVLPQAAAAQPMVLALTAGGTGEATDGAGDFSATALSPSAGWTAGGSSGSFTWSYDMTAPSAPAGPAPSVSLAYDSGSVDGQIATSNNQGSQVGSGFTDTAESYIGRDYGSCDEDGHDKVYDLCWKYDNASLVLNGKSTELVKDDTTGTWRLADDDASTVIHSTGADNGDQGDGVDGAGEFWTVITGDGTKYVFGQNKLPGAGTQRTNSVWSVPVFGDDAGEPGYAKGTAFADRSYNQAWRWNLDYVVDTHGNAESYWYTAETNSYKKNKATTANATYTRGGYLDHVLYGQRSDTLFTATAPYQVHFSYQERCLAADCSSLTEKTAPSWPDVPFDQICAAGASDTACKAVAPSFFSRKRLTQVQSSVWSGTGTTYTPVDTWALTQKYLDPGDIGDSSDQSLVLDSITRTGNSAGDVPLKPVSFTYQQLANRVDATDDILPLSRPRIEGITSETGAITTVTMSTADDCVRGSRMPAAEDDDTMACYPVYWHINGATDASVDWFHKYRVLSVSTADPTGTNEPVVHAYDYADPAWHHNDSPLTPEDERTWSIWRGYGTVTDYTGNTSAGREKTVTTYMQGMDGDKKKTGPARSASVTGQTVPGLTVPAVTDADQYAGFTRESVTYDGATAISATVEDPWSATTATQHKSYADVEASYVRTGKSYDYTYLTAQSKWRGTSTATSFDSYGMPVSQDDAGDLAKTGDETCTRTWYARNAGIGLTSLVSRTREVGRPCSTADSGLSLPTSSTTRGDVLSDTGTVYDSKDATTWTSSQTPTKGDGNWTGRAAAYPAAADANGDRKPTGWQTTGTSTFDALGRPLLTKDAAGNPDTTTYTPTGAGPVTKSVETNAAGQNTVTVYERLRGLRTQIFDANSKLTELTYDGLGRLTGVWLPNRSKGGGESANTTYAYHVDNATPSFIATSSLGVNNARSTSYQIYDALLRPIQQQTPTPIGGRLLTDTRYDSRGLTTATYADTYDSSKAPTGTYDRGEYGGTPTQHQITLDGAGRTTADELLVYGVPKWTISTSYTGDSTATSAPDGGSATRTVTDALGRTTELREYAGPSYADTDFGAASPAPAHTRTAYTYTRDDQKETVTGPDGAKWSWSYDLFGRQTSATDPDAGTSTTTFTALDQTDTNTDSEGRKELFGYDSLGRKTGLWQTARTDAGRLASWTYDTLAKGQLTSSTRYDAGKQYSDTVTGYDNLYNVTASTTQLDPADPLVTSGAAQASYSFTAKYNTDGSLAYRGEPAVAGLPAENVSYTYTPTGDVDTVVGTSNYVLDTAYSETAQPEQLTLGVSPSPTVKQAYLDNQYEEGTGRLLRSYVTDDTHAWMPQDLHYSYDDAGDVTKISNPATLGGTTTSDTQCFGYDGYQRMTSAWTPASGDCTAGTAATAALGGPAPYSSSYTFTSGGLRTGDTERTAAGTGSTTTYCYNKPAQPHALTTTLTSGTCAGAADTYSYDKTGNTTARPVAGTGGQALSWNAEGDLATSSEGGDAAGYLYSADDDLLIRHATSGDGENVLYLGSTELHAKKGADGKVTSWGVRQYSEGDGGQVVAERTTEPGVPQLSWIASDSHGTAGISLDGATQAITTRYTTPYGAARGTSPANWPDDKGFLGAPTDPDSGLTQIGDRQYDPLTGRFLSVDPQLETDKPQTLNGYAYSADNPVTFSDPTGDGLACGPPFAEACPHSPSKGKGDGGDHRTQKEKDDDAKHNRNQGKTSGSNSGGKSIDSRTQDWLHKNLGYNGGANLDAKTFRAWMDSADSKYAAQIQEFDKCMAAGTSAAQCKDSVHMPHGRTTADRLNSLSNDVMIGSAAMMLACAATTGPGVGVCGAAALTAYTVLQVAANAYQAYYNCRNGFGSSCLKSSLQTVFVFVGIGYASKFEGTPVAKAAKWIGDKAGTHKIIDAGKAIGGAAKHLKFW; this is encoded by the coding sequence ATGCTCGGGCTGAGCGTCGGCCCGGCGGTCGCCGCAAGCGGCAGTCCGCTCGGCCGGACCGATGTCCGCAAGCCGCGCAGCACCACCACGCACGCCGTCGCGCTCGGCGCCAAGAGGCAGCGCGACGACTTCGCGCGGCAGAAGAAGGCCGACAGCGGGCAGGCCGCCCGCGCGCTCACCCAGCAGCACGCGGCCTGGCCGAAGGGCGGTACGGCGACGGTCGCGGTGGACGGCGCGCTGCCCGCCGGCAGCGCGACCGCCGCGGCGCCGCGCAAGGACGCCAACTCCGCAGCGCCGGCCGGCGGTCTGCCGGTCGTGCTGACCGGCGCGGCCGGCGCCACGGCCGCGGCGACCGCGAAGGTCACCGTTGCCGACCGGGCCGCCACCGGCGCGGCCGGCGTCCGCGGGGTGCTGCTCGCCGTCACCCCGCAGGGCGCGGCACGACCCGCCGACATCCGGCTGGGCTACGCCGGGTTCGCGTCCGCCTACGGCGGCAACTGGTCGGGGCGGCTCGGCCTGGTGCGGCTGCCCGCCTGCGCCCTGACCACCCCGGAGCAGGCCGCCTGCCGTGCGCAGACGCCGCTGGCGACCAGCAACGACGTGGCCACCCGGACCGTCTCCGCGGTCCTGCCGCAGGCGGCCGCCGCCCAGCCGATGGTGCTCGCGCTGACCGCGGGCGGCACCGGCGAGGCCACCGACGGCGCCGGCGACTTCTCCGCCACCGCCCTTTCCCCGTCCGCGGGTTGGACCGCCGGCGGCTCCTCGGGCTCCTTCACCTGGTCCTACGACATGACCGCCCCCTCGGCGCCGGCCGGACCCGCCCCTTCGGTGTCGCTCGCCTACGACTCCGGCAGCGTCGACGGGCAGATAGCGACCAGCAACAACCAGGGCTCGCAGGTCGGTTCCGGGTTCACCGACACCGCCGAGTCCTACATCGGCCGTGACTACGGCTCTTGCGACGAGGACGGGCACGACAAGGTCTACGACCTGTGCTGGAAGTACGACAACGCCTCGCTGGTGCTCAACGGCAAGTCCACCGAGCTGGTCAAGGACGACACGACCGGCACCTGGCGGCTCGCCGACGACGACGCCTCGACCGTCATCCACTCCACCGGCGCCGACAACGGCGACCAGGGCGACGGGGTCGACGGCGCGGGCGAGTTCTGGACCGTCATCACCGGTGACGGCACGAAATACGTCTTCGGCCAGAACAAGCTGCCCGGCGCGGGCACCCAGCGGACCAACTCCGTCTGGTCGGTGCCGGTCTTCGGCGACGACGCGGGCGAGCCGGGCTACGCCAAGGGCACCGCGTTCGCGGACCGTTCGTACAACCAGGCCTGGCGGTGGAACCTCGACTACGTGGTGGACACCCACGGCAACGCCGAGTCCTACTGGTACACCGCGGAGACCAACTCGTACAAGAAGAACAAGGCCACCACCGCCAACGCGACCTACACCCGGGGCGGTTACCTCGACCACGTCCTCTACGGGCAGCGCTCGGACACCCTGTTCACCGCCACCGCGCCCTACCAGGTGCACTTCTCCTACCAGGAGCGGTGCCTGGCGGCGGACTGTTCCAGCCTGACCGAGAAGACCGCGCCGAGCTGGCCGGACGTACCGTTCGACCAGATCTGCGCGGCGGGCGCGTCGGACACGGCCTGCAAGGCGGTCGCCCCGTCGTTCTTCTCCCGCAAGCGGCTCACCCAGGTGCAGTCCTCGGTGTGGTCCGGCACCGGCACCACCTACACCCCGGTCGACACCTGGGCGCTGACCCAGAAGTACCTCGATCCGGGCGACATCGGCGACAGCTCCGACCAGTCGCTGGTGCTCGACTCCATCACCCGCACCGGGAACAGCGCAGGTGACGTCCCCCTCAAACCGGTGTCGTTCACCTACCAGCAGCTCGCCAACCGGGTCGACGCGACCGACGACATCCTGCCGCTGTCCCGGCCGCGCATCGAGGGCATCACCTCGGAGACCGGCGCGATCACCACCGTCACCATGTCGACGGCGGACGACTGCGTCCGCGGTTCCAGGATGCCGGCCGCCGAGGACGACGACACGATGGCCTGCTACCCGGTCTACTGGCACATCAACGGCGCCACCGACGCCTCCGTCGACTGGTTCCACAAGTACCGGGTGCTGTCGGTCAGCACCGCCGACCCGACCGGCACCAACGAGCCTGTGGTGCACGCGTACGACTACGCCGACCCGGCCTGGCACCACAACGACAGCCCGCTGACCCCGGAGGACGAGCGCACCTGGTCCATCTGGCGCGGCTACGGCACGGTCACCGACTACACCGGCAACACCTCGGCGGGCCGGGAGAAGACCGTCACCACGTACATGCAGGGCATGGACGGCGACAAGAAGAAGACCGGCCCGGCCCGTTCCGCCAGCGTCACCGGTCAGACGGTGCCGGGGCTGACCGTCCCCGCGGTCACCGACGCCGACCAGTACGCCGGATTCACCCGTGAGTCGGTCACCTACGACGGCGCCACCGCGATCTCGGCGACCGTCGAGGACCCGTGGTCGGCGACCACCGCGACCCAGCACAAGTCGTACGCCGACGTGGAGGCCTCCTACGTCAGGACGGGGAAGTCCTACGACTACACGTATCTGACCGCCCAGTCGAAGTGGCGCGGCACCTCCACCGCCACCTCCTTCGACTCCTACGGCATGCCCGTCTCCCAGGACGACGCGGGTGACCTGGCCAAGACCGGCGACGAGACGTGCACCCGCACCTGGTACGCCCGCAACGCCGGCATCGGCCTGACGTCACTGGTGTCCAGGACCCGCGAGGTCGGCAGGCCCTGCTCGACCGCCGACAGCGGCCTGTCGCTGCCAACCAGCAGCACCACCCGGGGCGACGTGCTCTCCGACACCGGCACCGTCTACGACAGCAAGGACGCCACCACCTGGACGTCCAGCCAGACCCCGACCAAGGGCGACGGCAACTGGACCGGCCGCGCCGCCGCCTACCCGGCGGCCGCCGACGCCAACGGCGACCGCAAGCCCACCGGTTGGCAGACCACCGGCACCTCCACCTTCGACGCCCTGGGCCGCCCCCTCCTCACCAAGGACGCGGCGGGCAACCCCGACACCACCACCTACACCCCCACCGGCGCGGGACCGGTGACCAAGTCGGTGGAGACCAACGCGGCCGGGCAGAACACCGTCACCGTCTACGAGCGGCTGCGCGGCCTGCGCACCCAGATCTTCGACGCCAACAGCAAGCTCACCGAGCTGACCTACGACGGACTCGGCCGGCTCACCGGCGTGTGGCTGCCCAACCGCAGCAAGGGCGGCGGCGAGAGCGCCAACACCACCTACGCCTACCACGTCGACAACGCCACCCCGTCCTTCATCGCGACCTCCTCGCTCGGCGTCAACAACGCCCGCTCCACCAGCTACCAGATCTACGACGCCCTGCTGCGGCCCATCCAGCAGCAGACGCCCACGCCGATCGGCGGCCGGCTGCTGACCGACACCCGTTACGACTCGCGGGGCCTGACCACCGCGACCTACGCCGACACCTACGACAGCTCTAAGGCCCCGACCGGCACCTACGATCGCGGCGAATACGGCGGCACACCCACCCAGCACCAGATCACGCTGGACGGCGCCGGACGCACCACCGCGGACGAACTGCTGGTCTACGGCGTGCCCAAGTGGACCATCAGCACGTCCTACACCGGTGACTCCACCGCGACCAGCGCTCCCGACGGCGGCTCCGCGACCCGGACCGTGACCGACGCGCTGGGCCGCACCACCGAACTGCGCGAATACGCCGGGCCGTCCTACGCCGACACCGACTTCGGCGCCGCCTCGCCCGCGCCCGCGCACACCAGGACCGCGTACACGTACACCAGGGACGACCAGAAGGAGACGGTGACCGGGCCCGACGGGGCCAAGTGGTCCTGGAGCTACGACCTGTTCGGCCGGCAGACCTCCGCGACCGACCCCGACGCGGGCACGTCGACCACCACCTTCACCGCGCTGGACCAGACCGACACCAACACCGACTCCGAGGGCCGCAAGGAGCTCTTCGGCTACGACAGCCTCGGCCGCAAGACCGGGCTGTGGCAGACCGCCCGCACCGACGCCGGCCGGCTGGCGAGCTGGACCTACGACACCCTCGCCAAGGGCCAGTTGACCTCCTCGACCCGTTACGACGCCGGCAAGCAGTACAGCGACACCGTCACCGGCTACGACAACCTCTACAACGTCACCGCGAGCACCACCCAACTCGACCCGGCGGACCCGCTGGTGACCTCCGGCGCCGCCCAGGCCTCGTACAGCTTCACCGCGAAGTACAACACCGACGGCAGCCTCGCCTACCGCGGCGAGCCCGCCGTCGCCGGGCTGCCCGCGGAGAACGTCAGCTACACCTACACCCCGACCGGCGACGTCGACACGGTCGTCGGCACGTCGAACTACGTCCTGGACACCGCCTATTCGGAGACCGCCCAGCCCGAGCAGCTCACCCTCGGCGTCTCGCCGTCGCCCACCGTCAAGCAGGCCTACCTCGACAACCAGTACGAGGAGGGCACTGGCCGGCTGCTGCGCAGCTACGTCACCGACGACACCCACGCCTGGATGCCGCAGGACCTGCACTACAGCTACGACGACGCCGGCGACGTCACCAAGATCAGCAACCCGGCGACGCTGGGCGGCACCACCACCAGCGACACGCAGTGCTTCGGCTACGACGGCTACCAGCGCATGACCAGCGCCTGGACGCCGGCGAGCGGCGACTGCACCGCGGGCACCGCGGCCACCGCCGCGCTCGGCGGCCCGGCGCCGTACAGCAGCAGCTACACCTTCACCTCCGGCGGCCTGCGCACCGGCGACACCGAGCGCACCGCGGCCGGCACCGGCAGCACGACGACGTACTGCTACAACAAGCCGGCTCAGCCGCACGCGCTGACCACCACCCTGACCTCGGGGACCTGCGCCGGGGCCGCCGACACCTACAGCTACGACAAGACCGGCAACACCACGGCACGCCCGGTCGCGGGCACCGGCGGGCAGGCGCTGTCGTGGAACGCCGAGGGCGACCTCGCCACCAGCAGCGAGGGCGGTGACGCGGCCGGCTACCTCTACTCCGCCGACGACGACCTGCTCATCCGGCACGCCACCAGCGGTGACGGCGAGAACGTGCTCTACCTGGGCTCGACGGAGCTGCACGCGAAGAAGGGCGCGGACGGCAAGGTCACCAGCTGGGGCGTGCGGCAGTACAGCGAGGGCGACGGCGGCCAGGTCGTCGCCGAACGCACCACCGAGCCGGGGGTGCCCCAGCTGAGCTGGATCGCCTCGGACAGCCATGGGACCGCCGGCATCTCGCTGGACGGCGCCACCCAGGCGATCACCACCCGCTACACCACCCCCTACGGCGCCGCCCGCGGCACCAGCCCCGCCAACTGGCCGGACGACAAGGGCTTCCTGGGAGCCCCCACCGACCCGGACAGCGGCCTGACGCAGATCGGCGACCGGCAGTACGACCCGCTCACCGGGCGGTTCCTCAGCGTCGACCCGCAACTGGAGACCGACAAGCCGCAGACGCTCAACGGCTACGCCTACAGCGCCGACAACCCGGTGACCTTCAGCGACCCGACCGGCGACGGCCTCGCGTGCGGCCCGCCGTTCGCCGAGGCGTGCCCGCACAGCCCGAGCAAGGGCAAGGGCGACGGCGGCGACCACCGCACCCAGAAGGAGAAGGACGACGACGCCAAGCACAACAGGAACCAGGGCAAGACGTCCGGCAGCAACAGCGGCGGCAAGTCCATCGACTCCAGGACCCAGGACTGGCTGCACAAGAACCTCGGATACAACGGCGGCGCGAACCTCGACGCCAAGACCTTCCGGGCCTGGATGGACAGCGCCGACAGCAAGTACGCGGCGCAGATCCAGGAGTTCGACAAGTGCATGGCCGCCGGCACCTCGGCGGCACAGTGCAAGGACTCGGTCCACATGCCGCACGGGCGCACCACGGCGGACCGGCTGAACTCACTGTCCAACGACGTCATGATCGGCTCCGCCGCCATGATGCTGGCCTGCGCGGCGACCACCGGTCCCGGCGTGGGCGTCTGCGGCGCCGCGGCGCTGACCGCGTACACCGTGCTCCAGGTGGCTGCCAACGCCTACCAGGCGTACTACAACTGCAGGAACGGGTTCGGCAGCTCGTGCCTGAAGTCGTCCCTGCAGACCGTGTTCGTCTTCGTCGGCATCGGATACGCCTCGAAGTTCGAGGGCACACCGGTGGCGAAAGCGGCCAAGTGGATCGGGGACAAGGCGGGCACACACAAGATCATCGACGCCGGCAAAGCCATCGGCGGCGCGGCCAAGCATCTGAAGTTCTGGTGA